One Heptranchias perlo isolate sHepPer1 unplaced genomic scaffold, sHepPer1.hap1 HAP1_SCAFFOLD_43, whole genome shotgun sequence genomic window carries:
- the LOC137312608 gene encoding probable G-protein coupled receptor 139 yields MGYAVIFLIEFIYYPILAAVAVPVNLVAIVILSRGKCGLSKCITRYLVAMAAADLMVVIIDVILHRINCMYLPVSFLLLTPVCTLNLVVYIVAVDCSVWFTVAFTFDRFIVICCQKLEPQYCTEKTATVVIATMCVVSCVRSVPFYYLMEPLFTIDNVPWHCVPTAEYFTSPLWKAYEWIDSVITPVLPILFILLFNALTVRHIISANRVRRGLRSNSENQNDPEVKNRRKSMILLFTISANFVLLWITYLVHSVNWPVINFYYTDKYLSNPIYITQQVGFMLQLLSSCTNTCIYGLTQRKFREELKTGVKYLFTLNGKLCQTQTVGMDLERAL; encoded by the exons ATGGGATACGCAGTAATTTTCCTGATAGAGTTCATTTACTATCCGATTCTTGCAGCCGTCGCTGTTCCCG TTaatttggtggcgattgtgatcctgtcccgaggaaagtgcggtctctccaaatgtatcactcgttacctggtggccatggcagcggccgatctaatGGTGGTGATCATCGATGTGATATTACATCGGATTAATTGCATGTATTTGCCAGTTAGTTTCCTGCTTCTGACTCCGGTGTGTACTCTAAACCTTGTCGTGTACATTGTAGCTgttgactgttctgtctggtttacTGTCGCCTTTACTTTTGATCGCTTTATAGTCATTTGCTGTCAGAAGCTAGAACCacaatattgcaccgagaaaacagcGACGGTGGTTATCGCCACCATGTGTGTGGTGAGCTGTGTGAGGAGCgttcccttttactatttaatGGAACCTTTATTTACAATTGACAACGTCCCATGGCATTGTGTTCCGACAGCTGAATATTTCACCTCGCCCTTATGGAAAGCATACGAGTGGATCGACAGTGTTATAACACCTGTATTACCAATCCTTTTCATTTTGTTATTCAATGCACTGACCGTCAGACATATTATATCGGCAAATAGAGTccgcaggggcctccggagtAATAGTGAGAATCAGAATGATCCAGAAGTGAAGAATCGGAGAAAATCCATGATTTTGCTTTTCACGATTTCCGCCAATTTCGTACTATTGTGGATAACCTATCTGGTGCATTCGGTAAACTGGCCAGTGATAAACTTTTATTACACAGACAAATATTTAAGTAACCCGATATATATCACACAACAAGTTGGatttatgctgcagcttctcagctcctgcaccaacacgtgtatctaTGGACTGAcacagaggaaattcagagaggagctgaagactGGGGTGAAATATCTGTTCACACTGAATGGGAAATTATGTCAAACACAAACAGTTGGTATGGATCTGGAGCGGGCTTTGTAG